In one Parageobacillus genomosp. 1 genomic region, the following are encoded:
- a CDS encoding deoxynucleoside kinase: MNLREKYRIPDHAVITIAGTVGVGKSTMTKALAKALNFRTSLEKVDTNPYLEKFYGDFQRWSFHLQIYFLAERFKEQKRMFEYGGGFVQDRSIYEDAHIFAKMHFENGTMTAVDYETYTSLFQAMVMTPYFPHPDLLIYLEGSFEEVMKRIRERGRPMEQKTPVSYWKEMYERYEAWINEFNICPVLRININEYDIIEDERSIEPIIQKAAAIIHEYERIKNNRHR; the protein is encoded by the coding sequence ATGAATTTACGTGAAAAATACCGCATTCCAGATCATGCAGTCATTACGATTGCCGGCACGGTCGGCGTTGGTAAATCGACGATGACAAAAGCATTGGCAAAAGCATTGAACTTCCGCACTTCATTGGAAAAAGTAGATACGAATCCTTACTTGGAGAAGTTTTACGGCGATTTTCAGCGCTGGAGTTTCCATTTGCAAATTTATTTCCTAGCTGAGCGGTTTAAAGAACAAAAGCGGATGTTTGAATACGGCGGCGGGTTTGTCCAAGACCGCTCTATTTATGAAGACGCCCATATTTTTGCGAAAATGCACTTTGAAAACGGGACAATGACAGCTGTTGATTACGAAACATATACAAGCTTATTCCAGGCAATGGTGATGACACCGTATTTTCCTCATCCCGATTTGCTTATTTATTTGGAAGGAAGTTTCGAAGAAGTGATGAAACGCATTCGTGAACGTGGGCGTCCAATGGAGCAAAAAACCCCCGTATCCTATTGGAAAGAGATGTACGAACGCTACGAGGCGTGGATTAACGAATTTAACATCTGCCCTGTGTTGCGTATAAATATTAACGAATACGACATTATCGAAGATGAGCGATCGATCGAACCAATTATTCAAAAAGCAGCAGCCATTATTCATGAATATGAACGCATAAAAAATAACCGCCATCGTTAG